cctatacAAACAATATTAATGATTATTTccacattaaatatttatacaagtaaaaaaacataaatcaacAACCTTGTTAAACTTCTAACTAATGTATTATCACGTGTTAAacaatattttatatgataaaattttttacactgtcaatatatatataatgttttttgAATGGTTATGTTTGTCATCAATTAAAAACTATCTTGTTAAActttagaatttaaaaaaaaaagggtaagTGAAAACATTAAGAATGGAATGGAGTAACCTTTACTCGTAATTAATCTTGAAATCTTTGTCATTCACATGAGTTAACAATACCTTTGTCCCAAAGAAAAAGCTGCCTTTTCCCTATATTCTCTCACTATACACACTTTTTCCTCATCCACCATCTAGCTAAATTaaccctttttttaaaataataataataataataattaatttgatacaaTTCATTACTCTTTTTTGACAATAGAAACCAACTTCACACATAAATATGTGATAGCTATAGAAGCTATGCCTTAatctcaaataaattaaatatcatttaCATCGCTACATTTAATATAGAAATTACATTTCAATCCCAAATATATTAGAAATCGTCCACATCGCTACATTTAAGTGCGTTGCAATTAGTATAAGAagtagtttatattttttattggcCTGGCCTGTAAATCTCTAATCAAtctaaaaaggagaaaaaataaaaataaaaaacaataagaaagAACACATTCTCTCCATGTTCAATGTCGGAGTCACTTACAATAAAGTCCAAATATTTTCccaaacaatatattatttccATTTATATAAACACagctgttttatttttattttttgcagaACCCAAGATCTCACGACCTATTAATCCAGCTACTTTTTCTTTCACTTAACTAATCCCCATGTGAACTTCTGCTCCAATTTATACGATATAACTTGATTTGacgtaaaattttaaaaaaataaaaactatttttaaaatttataatctaaAATAAGCGATAAATACGTTCTAATAATTAAATTGTTACTGAATATAGAAATAGGTCATTTTTTTAGAATTGATTAAAACGAAAGTAAGTCGTATAAATTGATACAAGTAGAGTGTTTTACTAACTCCATTAATAAATATTGTACTCTACttatataataatactaatactcATCTCATTTTTCttaccttcttcttcttcttcttcttgccCCTTGTTGGTCCCATCATTTCCCTCACAATCATTGATGCAATGCTAGCACACAAATTACTAACAAAAGAGAGAGTGTAAGCGCAGGGAAAAAAGTAGTAATGAATTTATTAACCATTTTCATACTCTTCTTCTACTGTTACAGTGTTCTTGATAACGGGGTGGTTGCGAAAGTTGATTTGAATGATGAGGTGTCTATACTACTTTCTATTAAAGAAAGTCTCGTTGATCCATTGGATCATCTTCGTGATTGGACAGTGCCCAATCATGCAGCTGCAGGGAACAATAGTATTGTTCCCTGCAGCTGGACGGGAGTTGAATGCAACTCCCGTGGGGAAGTCGAGAAGCTTGATCTGTCCCATATGAATCTCACTGGAACAGTTTCTAATGATATCCAAAAGTTGAAGAGTTTGACTTATCTCAATTTATGCTGCAATGAGTTTTCATCGCCATTGCCAAAAAGTTTCTCAAATCTAACTGCGTTGAAAAGCATTGATGTGAGCCAGAACTATTTTGTCAATGACTTCTCTGTAGGTCTTGGAATGTCAGAAGCGCTTATGTATTTGAATGCTTCGAGTAACAATTTCTCCGGTTATCTTCCTGAGGATATTGGAAATGCTACATTACTCGAGACATTGGATTTTAGAGGGAATTTCTTCGAAGGTTCAATACCTAAATCTTATgggaatttggggaaattgAAGTTTTTAGGTCTTTCAGGGAACAATTTGACTGGAAAAATTCCAGGTGAGCTGGGGCAGCTTTCGTCGCTTGAGACTGTAGTACTGGGATACAATGTTTTTGAAGGTGGAATTCCAGCTGAATTTGGAAATTTGACAAATCTCAAGTATCTTGATCTTGCTATTGGAAATCTTGGAGGTTCAATTCCTTCTGAGCTAGGAAAGTTGAAGCTGCTCGATACGATTTTTTTATACAAGAACAAGCTTGAAGGCAAGATTCCGCCAGAGATTGGTAACATGACTTCATTACAGCTGCTTGATCTGTCTGATAACATGCTTACGGGTGAAATCCCAGCTGAGATTGCTGAACTTAAGAATTTGCAGCTTTTGAATATGATGTCGAACAAATTATCAGGTTCGGTGCCCTTTGGGATTGGAGGTTTGACTCAGCTGGAAGTAGTTGAGCTATGGAATAACAGCTTATCAGGTCCTTTGCCAAGTGATCTTGGAAGAAATTCGCCATTGCAATGGGTGGATATTTCATCTAACTCATTTACCGGTCCAATTCCAGCAGGATTATGCGCCAAAGGTAACCTCACTAAGCTTATCATGTTTAACAATGCTTTCTCTGGTCCAATTCCAACTGGTTTATCAACCTGCACGTCCCTCGTTCGTGTAAGAATGCAGAACAATCTTCTTTCGGGGACGATTCCAGCAGGTTTTGGTAAACTTGGGAAACTACAGAGGCTGGAATTGGCAAATAATAGTCTGACAGGACAAATCCCAAGTGATCTTGCTTCTTCTACCTCTCTTTCTTTTATTGATTTCTCTAGAAACCACATTCAGTCTTCTATTCCTTCATTCATTCTTGCGATTCCAactcttcaaaatttcattgcCTCAGACAATAAGATGATAGGCGAAATCCCGGATCAGTTCCAGGATTGTCCTTCTCTTACTGTTTTG
The nucleotide sequence above comes from Solanum pennellii chromosome 9, SPENNV200. Encoded proteins:
- the LOC114073832 gene encoding MDIS1-interacting receptor like kinase 1; translated protein: MNLLTIFILFFYCYSVLDNGVVAKVDLNDEVSILLSIKESLVDPLDHLRDWTVPNHAAAGNNSIVPCSWTGVECNSRGEVEKLDLSHMNLTGTVSNDIQKLKSLTYLNLCCNEFSSPLPKSFSNLTALKSIDVSQNYFVNDFSVGLGMSEALMYLNASSNNFSGYLPEDIGNATLLETLDFRGNFFEGSIPKSYGNLGKLKFLGLSGNNLTGKIPGELGQLSSLETVVLGYNVFEGGIPAEFGNLTNLKYLDLAIGNLGGSIPSELGKLKLLDTIFLYKNKLEGKIPPEIGNMTSLQLLDLSDNMLTGEIPAEIAELKNLQLLNMMSNKLSGSVPFGIGGLTQLEVVELWNNSLSGPLPSDLGRNSPLQWVDISSNSFTGPIPAGLCAKGNLTKLIMFNNAFSGPIPTGLSTCTSLVRVRMQNNLLSGTIPAGFGKLGKLQRLELANNSLTGQIPSDLASSTSLSFIDFSRNHIQSSIPSFILAIPTLQNFIASDNKMIGEIPDQFQDCPSLTVLDLSTNHFTGDLPASIASCEKLVTLNLRNNLLNGPIPRAISMMPTLAILDLSNNSLTGGIPENFGNSPALEMLNVSHNKLEGPVPENGMLRTINPDDLIGNAGLCGGVLPPCSHNAAYTSKQKSLHTKHIITGWLTGVAALLLFVTAGLVARSLYKRWHENGNCFGPSFEMSSGEWPWRLMAFQRLGFTSNDILACLKESNVIGMGATGVVYKAEMQRENMVVAVKKLWKSGTDIEMGDSDDLVGEVNVLGKLRHRNIVRLLGFLHNKRDAMIIYEYMQNGSLGEVLHGKQAAGRLLVDWVTRYNIALGVAQGLAYLHHYCHPPVIHRDVKSNNILLDANLEARIADFGLARMMLKKNETVSMVAGSYGYIAPEYGYTLKVDEKSDIYSFGVVLMELLTGKRPLDPLFGESVDIVEWFRMKIRDNKSLEEALDPNVGATQHVQEEMLLVLRIAILCTAKLPKDRPSMRDVLTMLEEAKPRRKSSSNSGGSHAATPNKDKPIFSTSPVNGLL